The region GCTCAGCAACACCCTCCCAACTAGGGATGGCTTTTCAAGCTCTGATGGAAATGGCGTTCTAGAAATAACGGTCAGAAATAACTTTtgattatgttttttttttggtgcaGGATTTTTGTCTTCAATGGCTGCAGCCGATACTCTTTGGTTGTTCATGCAGACACCGATTAATCGCAAAATCTCGAAGAAGCCGATCCAAAATCCAACCAATGACGGGAACAGGTGCTGATTTAAGTGGCTattatgattaaaaaaaaaaaaggagaagaagaagaagaaaaaggaagcaCCGTGTCTCAGTGTTGATCCTTCTCTAACCACCAGCTGCGTTTGACCCACTTTTGACCCTGTTGAATTTGTTTGAGTTGTTTGGTTTCTTTGAGATTGTTTCAGCGGAGTGCCGGCAAACTAGCTCTATAAGCTAAATGTACTTCCATTATAGATATGGCATTTAAAACTGAGTGTTGTGCGTTATCCAGGGCAAAACTGAGTTATCCGCATATTTTTCAAGTCGTCATGATAACATACTAATATTCaggtgtcttttttttttaacaagacTTTAATTCATATTCCTTCAGGCTTCAACCGAAGTGAATCTGTAACTGACGAAGATGACGGCAAAAGGAGGTACAAAAAGCAAAGTAGCAACCATGAGCAAGATCCTTCTACAAGCCAAGACTCGACGATAAAAGTGGTGATCACCAGTAACAAGCCTGAAGCCTTGACCCAGGTCACGGAATTGAACTCTAACGATGCAGAAGGACTCTTTGCGTTTGAAGAAAGATCTGCGGGCGATCTGAGTGGCACAAGCAGCATTTCAAGCACTTTTTCCTTTAAGTCAAACGATGACTGTCACATTTTAACAAAGGTTTATTTCAATCTTCCCACGGCCGAGAATAATGATCACACAGGACTTAACccagagaacaaaaaagtaaCTTTCTACTATCAAAAGACAGGGGCAGTGAAGCGCAGATCGCCTTTGAGAAAATGTGATGGGTCAGCGATAAAGCAAACGGAGCATCCTTTGATTAGCACCACAAGTTCTTCCTGGTTTTCACAATCGTCGTGTGAAGAAATAATCATATTGGAGAATGGAAACGAGAgggaaaagaaagaacgcaacGACCCCCCAGCTCAATTTGATCAAGACGTTTGTTGTGACACCAATATCAAAAAAGATGCAATCTCGGGTATAGTTGATATCCAAGCAGTCTCATTAATTGAATTGACAAACAATGGATCTTTTTGGTctctctgttttcttttgccatTTCACACCACGTGAGGCTACTCTGTCGAATAGTCATATGCTCGTGCAAATGTACACATAACTTCTGAAacgagaaaaggaaaattcccttGAGAACATCACGTGAATTGAAATTGGAAAACTAAACGTGCAAGCAAAAACGGTGCATTCAGCTTCCATGAATGATCTGACTGAGTGACACGCGCAGACAGTCTAGTTATTCAAGGAATTAATGAATCAATTCGCATTATTTCAATCAGTAAGTAAGTGAAGTCAATCAATTGACAAATTAATTAGTCTGCTGGTCCAATTGTTTGCCGCTCATTCGGTCGGCTGGTCAGcctgtcaatcaatcaatcagatTTTAAATACTTCTAATACCTGTCTATTTTTCCTTGTAGATGATCAATCTCCAGACATCTTCGAGCATCTTGTCCGTTCCCTTGAcacagaaaacacaaaaattgcaaatgtaCATGAGTGGCGGAGAGCAGCCATGGCGCTGGACAGATTGTTCATTATACTCCTCTTCATTAGCATAGTGGTGTCCTTTTTAAGCTGCCTATTGCTTGCGCCTAGAGTGCGGGAGTTATTTACTACATAGTAACGTCGCAATCATTCATGTCAAGAGGTTTAACATTTCGAACCAGCAGATCTGTTTGCGCTTGGCGTGTTCATTTTGCAGTTCAGTGCATTTCTCTTCGATTTTTTACTATAATTTGACCGCAGTTACATGGTTCATGTTGGTTTATTATTTGAATCGTTCATTGTTGTATGTAATAAAAAGGCATGTTTGGTGCTTAAAATCCCGTCACTGTCTTGCACCTAAATGTCATATTGGCTATTACCTAGGCGGTCCCCTTCATgctcatgaaataaatcaacaCCTAAAGCTCTGCGCAAGTAATGTGCCtatcaaatcgaaacttcatCCGCATGGACAAACCTCGGGCATTTAACTACTTTCTGTTCCCGGGGAGTAGGGAATTTGACGAGTTAGGCCTTGTCGGGGTGGGGAATTCAACCTTTGTCTAGGTGGGGTGGAGAAAATTGAACCGGGagtgattttttctttttctggcgCCAAGTCACCAACAGCTATAAACAGATGTTTGGACGAAGCTATAAACAGTTTGTTTGGAAAGTGTTAAAAGAAGAGATATAGCAATTAGCTAAGTGgctgttttttcctttcagaaACTGAACTGTCAAAGGAATTTTGGCTTCGTGATTCGTCTTTGTCATACTATAGAGTGAAAACAATATAATATGTTTTCCCACcccttttcattgttaaagcCGCACGTTTCTGTAAGAGGTAGCCAACGGACACTGAAGAAAGTAAAATACATGCAGTCGAAAACCCTCTAGGCTCCGTCGTTAAAATGAATTCAGTACCCTCGTTAAACAACCTATGCCGTGTTTCGGAGTTAGAGGAGCTTACACTTGCTTATTGACATTGTCCAACTtcgtaatttattcaattccAAGTCATTTTTAATAGTAGTGACATGTTGGAGGAATATCTGTTGCATTGTTATGCGCCCCTCAACTCGCAACTTAAACATCCCCCCTGGAAAAGCCCATGCATTTGAACTTTCGAAGATCGGATCGTTCACTTTCCCACCCCCTCGGGccaaaatttttgtcaaatgcCCTACCCTATCGTTGGATTCATCTGTCATATGTCCCTCCTAATGAACAATCGTCGTCGCCTACTGTCGTctttaataaaatttgtttataAACATGTCAACACATGAGTCGTGACCCTTTCTATGATGATGCCGTTtacaaaaacacaactttgTTATTGAAACTATGGTAGAAGAGCCTAGTGACTCAATTTTTGGTTCATGCAGTGTACGTTCGTCGAGTTATGGGtgcacgcgggaggtcgttaAGCACGAAATAAGCGGTTAAAGTCACCCGTGGCGATAGCTGAGGGTGAATACAGTTTCTCTGAGTGGTTAGCAACTTCCGAAATGCATCCATTACTCGACGGACGGACGCACGCTAATCATAAACCTATTGTtttataatattaaaatttgaGTTTCTTCAAGCCCACTTTATAAAGCTTAAAGACACGCATTTCAACGGCTTCATTACGCCATCAGCGTGCGTCCATTATGTTAACAATTAGGTTCCTCGTGCAAAAATATTCACACGATTCAACGCCCGCAGTGGGTTGGTGGTTGTTGTCAGGTCCGCCTCGTCAATGTCCCTAACTCCCCACCCGTCTAcatacacctatttcaaaaaacgttgtcggagagaacggcgaatggcagttgtcgaacggaaattgcacgaccgaaaggaactgtggtttccatatttgcaaaaaaacaatgagttcTTCGCACCCACggcggcaacaaaaaccccacagatttgcatatttgacaatggaaaacagtatttttgcacgctttgcacgtgcatttttcatcttttgacattttgaagacgtcctcgttctttctatgacgtgaaatgaccttttttgcagttgtgtggacgacgtgagcatatgatgacaaatgttcaattttgtcttgtccGAAGCGCTGGTTCCGATTTAACTCCAGGATAGTTAAAGTGCATCTTTcaggcataatgactttgaataattgaaagattgcagaaacgcaaagtgacattttcagatgacgttctcgcttccgtcgacgtcgtgtttgcttaagaaCCCTACTGAAACTGCCTTACGAACGGCCAACTGGCCCCGGCTTAACATGGCAAACCATATGACTCGCCATCGAAGGTCGGCATTGTATGGAGCCGGCATCATGGGAGcttatttcctattaatactcaatacccacatttcatttcagtcgtgcaattgccgttcgacaattgacattcgtcgttctccctgacaacattttttgaaatagctgtatacaGTTCGTCATCAAGCGGTGGTTCGCGTCATCAAGAGGGTGGTTTGGGGTATTTTGTGTGGCTTACATGACAAACGTATAACTGAAACCTCCTCttatcaaaatggcggacgagaGAGAAACACTCAGCAAATTGGCGAGTTTATCAAGGATGCGAAGGCAATCAGAACCTCCACGGAACGAATTGAAAgatgtttttgaaaatctcAAGACATGGGccttaaacaaacaaaacaggtgGTTTTAATAACACAACAAAAAGCTGGATgctttgtttaaatttgaaaatcaaaatacaaattaatagATGTTTACAGTGTAAAATTTACCGAACTAACACCTATACTTTTGCAGAAACTGCTTACTAGAGATTAATTTTCTCGAGGCGAAGGATTTGATTGTGATGTGCAAGGAcgtggtttgttttcaagaagACGAAAAGGATGAACGTAATCTCAATCTTTGCTTGAAAACTTTAACAGAGGCCTTCCGATTTCTAAGAAACTGCTGCGCTGAGACACCTAAGAACCAGAGTTTTGTGATGTAAGTTGACAACTTTTGAGAGATAAATGGAACAATGACATGTTCAACCCCAACCAAGTTGCCTAACTTAACCGTGCGATGatctttttattaaaaacgtgTGAGCTAGAAGACATCTTCAGGTAGAGATACATATACGCTCTCATTAATtgttatgaattttatctGTCATCATGAGTTGTTTATTCTTATGTACTCATTTCAAAGTTCCTCGGGTGTAGCAAAGCAAGCAATAGAAGTCATACTTATTTTGCTGAGGCCTGTTTTccaggaaagagaaaaaggtgcatattttgtttcaaagattGCATTTACGTGTCCTGCTATCCTGATTTAATCTCTTACTGCATAACTCAATTCTCTCTGATGAGGGGTTACCCTTGAAACATTAGCTTTGTTATCTTTCTACATTAATTGGTAAATAAAGcctcatcaacttgtttcattCTAAGCTTTTATGTTTATTATTTCCCCACCAGTGCGTCTCGAGTGCACTGTTCCTATAAACCCTTCATTCTATATATTACTGTGTACTTTAATATCATTGAAGCTTGACGTAATTTTATTGTACTTGAAATATTCTGCCTCATGTTATCATTGCTCTGGTTtcagtaaattgtttttactAAACAAACTGCTCCCTTTTGTTCATGTCTTAAAATTTTGCTGTCTTTGTAACAATCTACATGAACATTTACGTCTAGGCACAGAAGTTGTCACTGATACTATAAGAAGTGGTCTTCAGCTTCTTGGAAACACAGTAGTAAAAAACATTGACACACAAGAGTTCATTTGGAACTGTTGCTGTTCACAGTTTTTTCTGTAAGTGTCTTCTTTAAACCCAATATGTACGTGTAACAACCAACAGtaacaaaacaactttttcagtttcacaTTACTGGTAGTGACGAAGTTGTCACCCATTCACAAATCAAAAAACCAATTCAATATTATAAACATGATATATGTTGTagtacaattttttcctttagtacaattttttctgaACTGGTACAGAATACATTGAACTGGTACAATTGTAATTGTactggtttatttttgttaactGTCTAAAAAagggattttcctttttttggggTGTATGCAGTTAAAAGAACAGGGGCTTGGTTTTTCTGGGGGGTCTAAAAAAGAACATGATGGTGATTTCTTCTCTCTGACATTCATACCCCTCCCTCATCTTCCCATTGCCTCTATCTTCCCCCATTATCTTCCAGGTGGCCCCCTCCTTGCATACACTCATACCCACTCCCTCTACAACACACTTTACACTAttgaccactttcataaatggcggcgcatttggttattcctttgtatttatgttaatttaaCCTACtcgcctcactttggtttaaatattctttagaattttgcccttggcagtgaggctaatagggcttattagcatcaaaacaaaagaatattaaatttgattgccattatgaaagaggtctatactcaagacttttctttttactcaCCTTatcttgaacttgaactccTACCTCTGGATCTGTCCACTCTCTTATCCACTTGACCACTCAAGCACATCTTACCAATTAGccattataatttataattaaatattttactatTCATCCCAGGCCACTCTCCATACAAACTTCAAAAAATCATAGTAAACCAGAGGAAATGCAACAATGATATGAtccagcaaagaaaaagaaagcaaaaacaaaaaaaaaaaaaaaacaactgaaaattgaaGATTTCAGACATGCtggcaatgaaaacaaacaaagtagacaaaaccaccaaaacatcTTTTACAGCAGCACCCAAAAAAGCAAGTGGGCTATAGAAGAAAAACTGCTGATCGGTGCTAAGTTTCCCCTATACCACTTATATTGAGAAAATTATGTCTTGATATggaaaaactaaacaaattgCTACAAGATACTTATCTCAAAATACtactttattaatttaatggcaaatagcaaaattaaattgtaaGATTTCTGCACTTTACTTCTTGTCTTATTGAAACAGTAACATAATTCATGTATAGTTGTTATAGTCTGCAAAATGAATTGTACACACAACATCACAAATCTGTTTCCAGTACATCAGATAAAACTAATCCaaaccaaataaaaattgctaaCAGCAGGACTGGTACACTCATGGTAACTTGGTGATAAGCGAAAAAGCAGTCCTTAGCCCTTACCATATTAAGTTAAACATACACTAAATGaacggcaggtttcttttacaggtcacaggtcacaagtcattgttttaccaatacagaaagtatcccaaaccctttttaaaagctaaccttaggcctaaaatatctgtttaggcctaattaggcctaaggttagcttttacaagtgtttgggatactttctgtattggtaaaacaatgacctgtgacctttGACCTACAAAAGAAACCTGCGGCTAAATGAACagtctttaaaataaattcttaaGATTTATGGTTAGTACATCATGACTGTAAATAGAAGCTAACCATTCTAGAACAAGTGTTTAGGCTTAAATTGTGTAAATTAGTTTTTAACACCACTCATGTTATTCTTGGTCAAACCAGACTGTTAAGTATTTCCAACAAGTCTTGCTATTTCTGTCCTGCTCTGAATGCTCAGCAAACCTTAATTTATTTCAGTAACCTCTTGAACTTAGTAAATGCATGGCAAACAACTGTTATCAATGATTGAAGTGTGTTCCTTATGTTCAACATAtattaaactattttcactgtttttgcaccagtacaattaaaattgtaccagttcaaactattttgtctcagttcaaaagcaaattgttccaaagtaaaaattgaactacaaCATATATATTAGTTTGCAGGTAAGAAAGATAGTTTTGTCAGTTTCAAGCCCTGCAATGGTTTACATAGTAGATAAAATATAAGTACAAGATCTATATGGAtatttgcaattattgtgaatCAAAGGCAAGCCACTGTTAACACTCATGAATACAGATCGGATGCAAATATTTCATCATACTTGTGAATAAGGCAATTAGTAGataatttggtatcaaaagttaatacaactgattaaTGATTCATCAACCCCAGTCGATTTGTACTGGGGTTTACAGAGCtgcacatgtgactcaaatactgcctattgattggtcataactcttatgaattattaatgaataatttatacaaaatttgatgttgttgttgaaactaGCACTTAAAGTTTTTGTTCTAGTGTCAGATATattttgttgtgtgcaaaCAAGGTCATTTTTAAGTTGTACAtggacatttttttcctttgtaacAAAATTATAGAGAAGGGGCTTTCTCAATTTAAAGAAAGCTGATctaaaatggtgaaaaaaaaacttcttaaTATTGTCTTTATATCATATCAATCATGAAAGATATTTCTTCAACACATCAGCTGCCATAACATATTCTGTCAAGGCCTTAAAGTCTCGTAACTTCTTGGAAACTTAActttttgacatgttttttctctcattttttttagGGATGTACTTTTATCAAGACACCATAGTATCCAAGATTGTCTGTGCATGATTATTTTCAACTGCTTAAACCAACAAAGaaggtttgaaaatttttcaaatttttcacgTAGTGTAGATTTTGGTTCAGGTTgaattattcttattaaagTTCATTTTCCTACCTTTtctaattaattttaatattttcctaAGTCACACATGTCCCATGCAGCTGCTTAATGAGATTCACGCTACTCTGTATAGGCACCACAAGGTATCATATGGTGTTTCTTTAAGCCTAAGAACTTTATTTAGGATACTGTTTGGTTAGGGTTCTTCTTAAACTTGGTGTCAGGGAGGCACTTTGTTATGTGcacatgataataataataattattattattatgtcaGGATCAAATCTCAGTCTGTTGGTGAATTGGACAAAGTGCTGAGTATATTAAGTGGCGCTGTAGTTAGCAACTTATAATGAAAACTGTACCATCTAACTGTCCAaatccaaattttttttattcttcctCCAGGTTGCAGCTTGTTAACAATCCTAAGATTATCTCACACATTGTTCATTTGTGTGCGGACAAGTCACTTCTTGAATGGGGGTATGCAACTGAATCAGTAAAAGTAAACCTTTTCATAGGGAAAGGAAGAGTACAACAGAAAGAAATGATATAATTGActgaaaaagggaaaaataataatttctttgacAATGACATGCTATTCTCAAATTTGAGGTTCTTGTGACAATTCTAAATgacaaatctttcattctctgcttTGATATGGACACCATTCATGCCAATCAAGTGAACAGACACTTCCTCCATGTTTTGCAACTTTACCAAAtaaggaataatttaaaagAACTCAGCCTACCACAAAGTTTCATTTAATTGATATATGGTGTTTTCATTACCTTTTCGATCTATAGCTTCTTAACCTCCCTATATTATGTACTTGATTTCTTCTTGAAGTTTAAATGAACATGGTTGAACATTACAtcttaatttgtttgttgcataaaaccctaaaccctacgTAGaaatcatcaatatttttgtacatttacTATGTAACTTGTGCCACCCACTTTCCCCAAACATAGATGTCGATATACCATAATACAGCCAATTTATTTCCATGTATTAAATTGCCTTGGATGGTACAGACTTATGTAATAGATGGTACTAGATTTATGTAATTTACAAGAAATTCCTTGGAACACTTTGGAACTATTGCTATTGTAGAAGGTACAATAGGAAGTCAATAAATGTAGCTGTAATAGATTATTAATCTACTTATCAGTcctaaaaattattaatgctaCAGGCTGAAGGGATCTCGCttagattttattttttttctcagataCTTTATTTTAGACTCTTTGATTTGTGAAGGTCTTTTTCCTGATGTTTATCAAGGAATGGAATTTGACCCCCTTGCAAGGTGAGAGAAATACAAAGCATATGCAGGATTTCTGTTGAAATAATATATACTAATAAcataaattaattttggtttcCTTTCAAAGGATCATATTACTTGACTTATTTCAAGTCAAAATAACAGGTGAGTTAATTATTGCATATTATACCACATGTAAagttttggccaattttttttgctcatttctatATCTTACTATGatgagtcaaaatacaaagttATTTATAAGTGATAGAGGCTTAGTGACTACATTATGTaaaagttgttgtttgtttgtttgctttgttcttcTATTACCTTCAAACAGAGaccttgtttaaaaaaagttaatgatcaaagaaaggacaaattttacaaaacaagTAATGGACTTGtggtaaaaaggaaaatctaGAGAGGGCcattgacaataattattattgttataaaatggccacaatgacCCTATCCTTAGCTGTggtcttttaaattttgtatttgcACCATGCAATGgctttaattaaaacaaaattattgtctGAAAGGCTTATTTCCGGAAGCATTGCTAGTCTGTCATTTACTTGGAAGAAACTGGCATTATAAATCCCCTGCCATAAAATGGGGATAAATAAATACGCCATTGTgaggaattttcctttttttcttggtgGACGGTGATGTTTTTAACAGATGCTTTGGATGAATCAAGTGAAAGGACAGAGAGAACAGAAACACCCAAGGAATTGTATGCTTCTTCTCTGAATTATTTGGCAGAGCAATTTGAGACTCATTTTATAGATATAATTCAGAGATTGCAACAATTGGATTATTCGTCAAATGATGTTGTAAGTTCAAAcagcttggaaaaaaaaagatctgtCCTAAAAAGCACTGTAGATGGCCAACTTTAGTGACTGTGAAAAAATGGGACAAATCAGAGCAGAATTTTCTCCTTTGCTgtgtttttcaatcaaaatgtTCAACTGTGAATCAACCATAAAAAGATACAGTAAAATCCCATGCATAAGAACCTAGATTTTAAAGCCCTGTCGTGCtaaaattgtccagtaagacCTCCTTTGCACAAGAACCTGTTTAAGGCTGGAATTCTAACTTGCAAACGTAGATGTATTTCCAGCCATCGCCTAGCTCAGTCTCCACggagagaaatgacagcaggaAATATGTCTGTTTGGAGGCTAGAATTTGAAACCCGGTTCTTATTTTGAGAAAATCTGTCAAACACTGAATTCATAccataaataattaacaattattcacctcagtgtcggtgaatagtggtggatactTACCTCGCAGTGAACATCCACCACTATAAtttcacctccacttcggtgaataattattgttaattatatgcTGCACCAGTCTCCAGAAGGAAGCCAAATCCCCTGCAAGGAGTTGGTATGTTGGTCTTCATTACCTCCCAAAATCATCTTGCAAGATAACGTGTTTTTTTAACtgcatgaaaataaaacagtatTGATTGACACCCTCTGCAGCACAAGAAACAGTCTTAAGGAAACAAGAACTTGTTCAAAATCCTAGCAAGCCTAATTTCTCACATTAATACTAAGAAGTAAGAACCTGATTAGATCTAGATTCTTATACACAGAGTTTTACTGTACATACGTAGTacttacattattattataattattgttattagtattaatattattatagtaaCTATGACAAATTTCTGTAGTGGATTTTCCAAACTATagttgctgaaaaaaaacttcataATTTACAAAGATATTGAAATAACAATTCTTGTTGTCAACTTAGTTTCAGGTGTTAGTTGTTACAAGACTTTTAAGTTTACTCTCCACAAGCACTGGACTTAAGTCAAGCATGACAGGTCTTCAAGATAGAGCATCATTACTGGAGACTTGTGTTGGTGAGTTGTCAGTGGATGATGGGTTAATAGCTCTGTGCTactaacaattatttttcagaaTCCATGACTTTCTGTCTTTTgtactcttttctttttttttcatggtttcGTCACTCAATCTGAGCGCATTCTTGGCCTGTGGAAATGTTCATCTGCCATCTCTCACCATTGTGAAATGTCGCTGTCTTTCCCAGATTTATGTGTatggttttcatttgtttcattacTTAATTTGTAGATTTATTGAGGGAAACAAGTAAACCTGAAGCAAAGGCAGTGTTCAGCAATGTTAGCTCATGTCCTCAAAGTGTGGACTCAGGGAGAATTAGTCCAAGTCATGGTTTTCAGAGAGACCTGGTACGAGTTATTGGGAATATGTGCTACCAACATTTCCCTAATCAGGAGAAGGTAATTGAGTTATCTTGTTTTCGAGCTGTTTCACGTTCTtggtgtttttcattttttttattggtcaccaacaacaataattataggGGTGGTGAAAGTAATTTTGCCACATGCAAATatagtattaaaaattataaCTTGAATTAGATCTTGCTTCTGAttcattgaaaaatgaatggaTCTCTGGTAGTACTAAACCCTTACaagtgattatttttcttccctAGAGTTTAGTTCCAGATCAAGCTAATCTTGTATGTTATCAATAATTAGCTGTTGCCACTCTGTTAAAATAGTATATTTAAACAGGTGCGAGAGCTTCATGGGATCCCACTGTTGCTGGATCATTGTAATGTAGATGATCACAATCCATGTATCCTTAGAATCAAGTTGATGACTTCC is a window of Acropora palmata chromosome 4, jaAcrPala1.3, whole genome shotgun sequence DNA encoding:
- the LOC141880270 gene encoding ataxin-10-like, with protein sequence MADERETLSKLASLSRMRRQSEPPRNELKDVFENLKTWALNKQNRNCLLEINFLEAKDLIVMCKDVVCFQEDEKDERNLNLCLKTLTEAFRFLRNCCAETPKNQSFVISSGVAKQAIEVILILLRPVFQEREKGTEVVTDTIRSGLQLLGNTVVKNIDTQEFIWNCCCSQFFLDVLLSRHHSIQDCLCMIIFNCLNQQRRLQLVNNPKIISHIVHLCADKSLLEWGYFILDSLICEGLFPDVYQGMEFDPLARIILLDLFQVKITDALDESSERTERTETPKELYASSLNYLAEQFETHFIDIIQRLQQLDYSSNDVFQVLVVTRLLSLLSTSTGLKSSMTGLQDRASLLETCVDLLRETSKPEAKAVFSNVSSCPQSVDSGRISPSHGFQRDLVRVIGNMCYQHFPNQEKVRELHGIPLLLDHCNVDDHNPYICQWAIFAIRNVLENNKANQDIVASINPLGLADMSRLQQFGVDAVEFDGGRI